A stretch of Telopea speciosissima isolate NSW1024214 ecotype Mountain lineage chromosome 11, Tspe_v1, whole genome shotgun sequence DNA encodes these proteins:
- the LOC122646358 gene encoding uncharacterized protein LOC122646358 → MLNRSLLSRSGSFRPEKLGQEALALIGNLCFTIFVLVVLIFTLIAATYQPEDPLFHQSTKITNFLTSTSNATFNSDDTVVKTGEDFVASNQTVFDTFINITDVPAVTVEELPICQGDVDKPIDCTDRDVFNLLMKTAIEHFKDIHFYRFGKPVRGSNGSTCDMAWRFRPNKGKIAAFYKDYRRFLISKSGNCNYTVLGIGDYHSGMNARKRKKNQKPGFEKLPKGQKLAEDPAALPLVGEVVNDTLPVVESESSFSHGKYLIYSGGGDRCKSMNHYLWSFLCALGEAQYLNRTLVMDLTICLNSMHTSSHQDEEGKDFRFYFDFEHLKESASVLDQGQFWSDWEKWQIKDRLPLFLVDDFKVTPMNLAQVRDTLIMRKFGSVEPDNYWYRVCEGETESVIQRPWHLIWKSRRLLDIVSGIASRLNWDFDSVHVVRGEKAKNKELWPNLGTDTSPEALVSSLQDKIEAGRNVYIATNEPDTSFFNPLKDKYSTHFLDEYKDLWDENSEWYAETTKLNNGVPVECDGYMRASVDTEVFLRGKKQIETFNDLTSDCKDGINTCRAST, encoded by the coding sequence ATGTTGAATCGCTCGTTACTTTCGAGATCCGGAAGTTTCCGGCCGGAAAAATTAGGTCAAGAAGCTCTTGCTCTGATCGGTAACCTCTGTTTCACTATCTTTGTACTTGTAGTTTTAATCTTCACTCTCATTGCTGCAACCTACCAACCTGAAGACCCTCTGTTCCATCAATCTACCAAAATCACAAACTTCCTCACCTCAACTTCAAATGCTACCTTCAATTCCGATGACACCGTCGTCAAGACTGGTGAGGACTTCGTAGCTTCTAACCAAACTGTATTCGATACTTTCATTAACATCACCGATGTTCCTGCTGTCACCGTTGAAGAACTCCCTATTTGTCAGGGAGATGTCGATAAACCCATTGACTGTACAGATAGGGATGTCTTTAATTTGTTGATGAAAACAGCTATAGAGCATTTTAAGGATATTCACTTCTACCGGTTTGGGAAACCTGTGCGTGGATCAAATGGAAGCACCTGTGATATGGCTTGGAGGTTTAGGCCCAACAAAGGAAAAATCGCAGCGTTCTATAAAGACTACCGTAGGTTCTTGATTTCTAAGTCTGGGAACTGCAATTATACTGTGCTTGGGATTGGGGACTACCACTCCGGTATGAAtgcaaggaaaaggaagaagaaccagaaaCCCGGGTTTGAGAAGTTACCAAAAGGCCAAAAACTTGCAGAGGATCCTGCTGCTCTGCCTCTGGTTGGAGAAGTTGTTAATGATACTCTTCCTGTTGTTGAATCTGAGAGTTCGTTTAGTCATGGCAAGTACTTGATTTACTCTGGTGGTGGAGACAGATGCAAGAGCATGAACCATTACCTCTGGAGCTTCTTATGTGCTTTGGGTGAAGCTCAGTATTTGAATCGCACATTGGTTATGGATTTGACGATCTGTTTAAATTCGATGCACACTTCATCTCACCAGGATGAGGAGGGGAAGGATTTCAGGttttactttgattttgagcaTTTGAAGGAGTCGGCATCTGTACTGGACCAGGGCCAGTTCTGGTCAGATTGGGAGAAATGGCAGATTAAAGATCGTTTGCCACTGTTCCTTGTCGATGATTTTAAGGTAACACCGATGAACCTTGCCCAGGTAAGGGATACTCTGATAATGAGGAAATTTGGATCCGTAGAGCCAGATAATTATTGGTATAGAGTGTGCGAAGGAGAGACTGAATCTGTCATCCAACGACCATGGCATCTCATCTGGAAATCTAGACGCTTGCTGGACATAGTATCTGGCATAGCCTCAAGGTTGAATTGGGATTTTGACTCTGTCCATGTTGTGAGAGGTGAGAAGGCAAAGAATAAGGAACTCTGGCCTAATCTAGGAACTGATACTTCACCTGAAGCACTTGTTTCATCTCTACAGGACAAGATTGAAGCTGGGAGGAATGTGTATATTGCCACCAATGAACCTGATACTTCTTTCTTCAACCCTCTGAAGGACAAGTATTCTACTCATTTCCTTGATGAATATAAGGATCTCTGGGATGAGAACAGTGAGTGGTATGCGGAGACCACAAAACTTAACAATGGAGTTCCAGTAGAATGTGATGGTTACATGAGAGCATCAGTTGATACTGAGGTTTTCTTGAGGGGCAAAAAGCAGATCGAAACTTTCAACGATCTTACAAGTGACTGCAAAGATGGGATCAATACCTGCCGTGCATCTACATGA
- the LOC122646360 gene encoding coatomer subunit zeta-2-like, translating to MEICPLIKNILLLDSEGKHVAVKYYSDDWPTNSAKLAFEKSVFTKTSKTNARTEAEITMIDNYIIVYKCTEDLYFYVTGGDDENELILASVLQGFFDAVALLLRDNVSKIAALESLDLIFCCIDEIVDRGIILETEASVIAGKVASNGLESASSLTEQTITQALATAREHLARSLLK from the exons GAAATTTGTCCTCTAATAAAGAACATACTTCTGCTGGATTCGGAAGGAAAGCATGTAGCTGTCAAATACTATTCAGATGATTGGCCGACAAACAGTGCAAAGTTAGCTTTCGAGAAATCTGTCTTCACTAAAACTTCAAAGACAAATGCTCGAACAGAAG CGGAGATCACCATGATTGATAACTACATCATTGTATACAAGTGTACCGAAGATCTTTACTTCTATGTTACTGGGGGTGATGATGAGAATGAGCTCATTTTGGCATCAGTTCTTCAGGGATTCTTTGATGCAGTTGCCCTTCTTCTGAG GGATAATGTCTCCAAAATTGCAGCACTTGAAAGTTTAGATCTCATCTTTTGCTGTATCGATGAGATTGTTGATAGGGG GATTATTCTTGAAACTGAAGCAAGCGTCATAGCAGGAAAAGTTGCATCCAATGGTCTGGAAAGTGCGTCATCATTGACTGAGCAG ACTATAACTCAAGCACTAGCTACAGCGCGGGAACATCTTGCAAGATCTCTGCTCAAATGA